Below is a window of Quercus robur chromosome 6, dhQueRobu3.1, whole genome shotgun sequence DNA.
TACATACATGAAAgcaataaattgttattttctGCACTCATTAATGAGTCACATTTTTAATATTGGTTATCCCcctaaatatttccaaaatattcTTTACTAAAATGCAGGCAGTGAAGTGTATAATGAAATGAAAAGCATTGAGGGGCAAACTATTTATAATTACTAAGTAGAAAGCAAATGTTGGTTGCTGTCCCTAAGCACTCTTGCAATGGGTTACTGTTGTTGGAAAAGCATTTTGTTGCCTTTGATCAGAAATTTAGAAAcgtctttttcttcctttttttaattttattttttatatattttttggtataCAAGTATAACTAGCGTTCATCATTGTGCTAGGCTCTAATAAAGATGAAAGAAGATGGTACTTTCTTTCTGAAGAATCTTGGCAagagttcaatttttttgaatggCAAAGAAGTTGGTAGGGGACAGCTTCTGAATCTTAATTCTGGTAGTTTGATTGAGGTAAATTGCTTCCCCATCTTTAGTTTTGCACTGACATCTCATGGGGTTCTTTGCTGCCATTCAAAATTTCCAGTTTTCTCCGTGCTGTGCTGTTAATTAATCTTTTGTGGATTTTCTCCTTAACATGTTTCTCTAACTCAacagcatttatttttggaataaaaTGCTTCAACTCATGCTTAGCATTGACAGCAAATAAATATTTGGCAAATGGTGATTGTGCAGATTAAGGAAATGGCATTTGTGTTTGAGATGAATCACAAATCTGTGAGGCAGTATCTAGCCAAAGTCGTCAAAAAAAGCCAAGAAAAATGCACCAAGTTTGAGTGGTCGCCTGAGAGGGGCTGTCAATAAAGACACCCATAGAGGGTacatcctttttattttcctttttggtaattGGTTTGATTAATAGCCGGTCTATTGTATGGGTTTATCCTTTCACTAGGAGCATCCTCAAGCTATCAAACAAAAGAATGTATAGGCTTTATTTTCTAGAATCATAGAATAGTTGATACTACCATCAAAAGTAGGAATGcatgtatatatgtatttatgtataAATGAAGCAGTGCTAGTAAGTAGTAACAAATAGCGATTCATTGTCCTAATATCCTTGTATAATTTTCTGTTTTGGACCAAGGGGCAAATTCTGTTCTCTATTCTTGTTCAATGTGATTTTAGGACAGGAACTGCTGCACGTTGCTACATTCTAAGTGCAACAtggctttgttttttttcttctgtcgTTGCCTTGGCATGATCGATTCCCTAATTGATGGCCTATAGAATATTTCGTTTTCAAGTATTTTGATACCTTAATCAGTAATAATTCTCCCTGAAAGATAATAATTACCATTCACAAGAGTCCAAAGTTCCTATGTGGTAAATGGTTATCCTCAATCTATAGATGGAAAGAGGGATTTAAATTCTAgatgtttttgttgaaaatattaagaggtgttaatttttttttttttgagaatcactaAGACATGTTAACTAGTTGAGTTGTAAAGTTCTTGACAACATAATATGCCACTTGAACTTGCTTTTTAtgataaacattttaaaaaataataattaactgAATCATCTGTGTTGTTTggtttatatgaaaaaattattaaacttttaattattttaagtaattatatgaataaaactttcattcatcaaaacaaattggaatatttttattctttggcCATTTAGGAGTCAAATGAgtaaacaattttcaaattcaaaatttacacACAAAATTAAGTGGGAAAGAAAATTAGTCCAAGCAAAAAATGCCATTTTAAAAAAGGCAAGGTCAACAGTTGCCACATGGAAAAAGATTACTTTATCTTCCCAAAAAAGCCACCATGAACTAAGGTGTGATAGTCATTTTACAAGTATTATGTATTTGTGAGGTAGTGGCGTCATAGGTTCAAGCTCTAGAAGAAGCATTATATTTAGAATATATTAAGATTTCTAactcagtaaaaaaaaaaaaaaaaaaaaaccaacaacaacaacaacaaatattGACTACAGACTTAACTtgagccatgatgatgttttgaTACAGTGCGCATTCTCTTCTGCTCAAGTCAATGTTTATTCATTATTGTTTTTCACCTTTCATCTCTCTTCACTCTTTTGTTCAAGtcaattattattgttttgtactttttttatcTTAGGAACCAAAGGGTATACATTAGTCATCTATTTTAAGAAACCTTttataggaaattgaaaaaattatcaaaaaagttaatgactttttcattttctcatgaaaagtttttaaaaatgattgacTAATGTATgctttaaaaatatatcttaacaaAACCCTTTATCTATCACTCTTCAATGAGAAGAGCTGCGTAAATGAGCAAATGTACCATTTTTTGAGTGAAAGAACAATCTACCACttaaaatgtgaaattttttgtcttttaaagataaaaattgtaaaatttgttatctCCAATCATTTAAAGATGAGAATTTGTGAAATAAGAGTTGACAAAAACTTCATAACATTTCTAAATTTGCCTACTACCACTTTTTGAGTGAAAGAACAATCAACCACttaaaatgtgaaattttttgtcttccaaagataaaaattgtaaaatttgttatctCCAATCATTTAAAGATGAGAATTTGTGAAATAAGAGTTGACAAAAACTTCATAACATAtcttgtaagaaccaagtacaagaactctgggccttagatcccttgggctcacaatttatttgtagtgggtttaaggatttcctacaatgggtcgttctcggcagagagactcaaagcaactcTCAGctgaaaagctctctctctttcactccttttctctcaatttttctgaaccccttcttctcccaactttcctctatttatagccaaggttagtggggagaccatgattatgttcatcgttagtgctattgaaggtccagtattatctggttaaagtggctgttttaggtgagagggcggtgcagcatttatgatcttggaacttggctccattttcaccgattatgttcggcgactcacgttcccgtgcatatcatgaccttcccgggtattgactcatgcgctctaccgagaaatgttaaccggtcaaccccgggagcttaataaccaaaacttgtttttggccctaaggcagttttcagaagggcataaggtaacgggaactatctgctgggcctgcgcccaaggctggtatgggcttgggcccggggcctagatgggtctgggcccaaggcctgtatgggctttgggagcttggtgccgtacaatagcccccccttgattcatactcggttgccgaggagaatcaaggaaTTGCCCGGGCttcttgacctcgggaatcttttagtctgggacttctggctgtcatttctcattaatagcCATCTCAAAAAACGCgtcgtttcgcggcgccaggcgcagacgtcattattgcctgacggttcgtgaaccaaAGCGGTGCGCAaatcggttacgcttggcatttgctgggtcgctcgttcgctgtgcccatttattgtttgatcaagcgtttcatctttccccatttcttctggctctataaatagttcttctcCAAGCGTCACTCCATTTTTCCTTTGCCTCTGATTTTTAGcgcctactctctgccgaccacatttctgtgtgcttgcttgctcagcgttcttttcctccttagaacccaacgtaagtctctttttcccttcctgttccttcagctttgtttctttgattttattcttgtagttttaggctttgtagatgggttattcttaccttctagataccccggctgctttggccaactttaggagtaaatttagtatcccccgtgacgtggacgtggcttactgccacgagagtgatatggaactccaccgagggcatggtacagccttctttcctttgatgtccgtcttagaaggtggggttaggttcccggtagatcccctcctgataagcacacttacctactatgggctgtgccccgaccagcttccccccaatttttaccgggtagttagttgtgtcggccagttaaaccatacctttaacttacaactagatcaccatgatattaaccaaatgtacagcctttgTGGGAGCAAGTCcacaaattactacttaaagacaagggatgctcgggtacggctgatatcgtgcctacccgattcgaacaggaactctgccggggagtttgtcagggtgcgcggcaattggtttgccggggagatcccttgccccctcacacggcgtgaagtgggttcgtaccttcCCCTTCTTGTAGTtgtttaagtaaaataaaatcttttattgttaaaagctaacgTGTTACTTGTTCTtctgcagacggcaaagtgtttactcaggacctcagagccgtccacgtcaaggacttaaacttcgtccttcgttccgagatcttcgtgcactgggacgggcaactccgggcctcacacctgatcctcggcgtggaaccggtttactccACTTGGCAATCATTCAAGCAGGTGTTgttagttgacagccccctgctctcgtacatagacgtccgatacgtgaacttcttgccgccgaagcttacaaccggggaagcgagggaatttggtaggCGGTTCACTaccgcggacgaactagttccccttCGAGACGATTCCGCAGAGCAAGTatcccggcgccttagagagagagcccacgaagctatacaacaaggggaccaagcccaagagcagacccatcccgaggatccacccgccgagcatcaacagcaagtgacagacgcggctaacctgctagctgaagcgattcAGCCCGGTGCAAGCATGGTGGCAAGGCGAATAATGACCCTagacaggttcgtgcctggtgcccggccgaccaaccagcccccgcctacccaaggtcggggtccagtttctcaacctcctccaacctcgcagtccggacgtgcccggaaAAAACAGAAAGTGGCCGAGCCACATTCCACGGCCCCGGGGGACGCCGCTGTCCGGACTCCTCCTCGACCAACAGGGGGGATTGTCATCCGTGAGCCGCAGACCGAagccggcacggggggcgcatcctcctcccaagtggctccggCGTGGGAGCCGAAGTTCCTTCTGGATGGCAAACCATTGCCATCAACGGCCTCTGTTCGGatatgggataagggcgagggcggccgtattgcccaaaccttggccggagctctccaacttcccgaggacgtgcacgcctttgagGACGGGTCtgaggagtccgtggggcgccggttagagtggcacgccattgcggtaattcttttgtctatttgctcCATGTAAATTTCCTTTTGCCGCTTTGCTAACCTTcacgcttgctaggccgctcaactagCTCACatcgtggctgcccgggcacgggagcttgacgaggaaaatgagcgcgagaaggtggcgcgggaggcagcagtaaaaacggctaaggaaaaggccaAGATTGTTGAGTCTGCCGAGAAtaaggctgctgccgcggagaagttccgagcatcTGCCGAACAGAGGTGTACTGACCTCCtggccaggcaaaatgagacggaacttAAACTGGCCCAAGCCCTCAGTCTCAACACTTCTCATGTCGAGGAGATAGCTGATCTCAGGGcgggcttggcggccgcggagcagaaGTGGTACGACGTGGGCTTTGCCGacgccgagaactccgcagaaccggtggtggctcgggctcggcatatgggtttcgaggccgggtggtttgctgctcttcaagcaatgggagttcctgaagactcgccgctgagagaccccggccagattccatttccgagTCCTTTACCTGCCGTCCAGAGCGCCCTGGCTGCTCTAgatgaggaggagacggccagtatgagggagttggttgagcaaatagACTCTCATGCTGAGCCCGAGGAACTGGAGGCTACGAGCACACCGACCGTGCAGGAACTTCTCGACGAGGCCCAGCCTTTCTCCCTGATCGTCCAACAGGAAGTGCCACCACCGACTCAACcccctagttgattttattttagcttatttttatttcgtttttatttgcctatgtcaccgggatgtggtgattgaaccgttgttttattttattggttttatttgcctatgtcaccgggctgtggtgactgaacaattgcttttactattttaattggaagtccgttttcttttcctgtttcaattttgttgaatgGAATTATATTCGTTTGTGCTTTGCTTGAATCACACCaatgctatggccgcttaatagaatgtacccccgagaacctgttgtgcggagctgtgagtagttttgagagcgctatttggacttagtttttgtaaaaagggttaggtttttatcaggttttggtttaaccgagaattgagtttccgtccttcgagcatttgtttgcaaagtttccgtttgtccggatgtttgattttaaccgagaatcaatTTTTTGCCCTCATAGATTTAATTACAGGGTTCACACATGCTCGGTAATTTTGACCGAGTCGAAgtcaggtttctgcccttagggtttttgtttgtaaggttttcacctgctcggggATATTGATctagccgagggtcaggtttctgtccttaggattttgtttgtaaggttttcacctgctcggcgatattgatcgagccgagggtcaggtttctgtccttaggattttgtttgtaaggttttcacctgctcggcgatattgatcgagccgagggtcaggtttctgtccttaggattttgtttgtaaggttttcacctgctcggcgatattgatcgagccgagggtcaggtttctgtccttaggattttgtttgtaaggttttcacctgctcggcgatattgatcgagccgagggtcaggtttctgtccttaggattttgtttgtaaggttttcacctgctcggcgatattgatcgagccgagggtcaggtttctgtccttaggttctGCTGGCGATTCTCATGGTGTGCGGCTACAGGGTAAAATAAAaacagcaaagacaaaaaagttcatcatactcttaatcttcatagaatacaagtttcgggcttacatcgatggttacgcgtagaacttctttaggttgttggcgttccatggtcgggggagcggcctctcgtccaggtcctccaagtagtaagcccctgcccctgctacggctgtgactctgtatggtccctcccagttctgagcaagcttccctgcagccacgtcccgcatgttccctactaccctttttaacaccaattccccggcactgaattccctggtccttacattccggttgtacctttgcgctagcttctgctgatactcggcaagacgtacggtcgcagcctccctgcattcttctagccaatccaactgttccatcataaggtcggcgtttTGTACAGGGTCAAACCCAACGATCcgcgcactgcataagctcacctcggtcggtatcactgcttctgctccgtatgccagagaaaatggggtttcccccgtggatctcctgggggtcgtgcggtaggcccacaagacactgggtagttcttctgcccaccttcctttcgctccatccaaccttctcttgagcccgttcaaaatagtcttgtttactgcttcagcttgacCGTTactctgggggtatgccggggttgaatacttgttcttgatgccgagctcgccgcaaaaggtccgaaaagcgttgctgtcgaactgtagcccgttgtctgtcactagtgaattcggcaccccaaaccttgtaactatatttttccacacaaactttttcacgtcgaTATCCCgaatattggccaaggcttcagcttcagcccactttgtgaagtaatccacggccaccaatacaaaacggcggttccccgttgctcgggggaatggcccgaggatgtcaagcccccattgtgcaaatggccacgggctgctgacaggatttagatgtccggcaggctgatggatcattggggcgtgcctttgacattgttcgcaactccgaacgtattcggcggcgtccttctgcatctgtggccaccaaaacccctgcgtcattgctctgtgtgctagagatcgtcccccggcatgcccgccgcatactccttcatgcagctcggttagaagctccttaactttttcaggatgcaggcacaagaggtaagggcccgcgaaggaccttctgtacaactttcggtccgaagacaaccagtacctgggagccattcgtcgaatcttattggcctcggcctcatcctctggaactttatcttcagaaagaaagtctatgatcgggttcatccagcatggtccggccaccgccaccCGCGCAACTtctactccggcctggtcgaGGGCAGTCTgcacacagatgcttggttcccttacaagttcaatcgtgataagcctcggggtgtcctcggtagccgatgaggctaacgtcgcaagagagtcagcatgcttgttcTACGACCGGGacacctgggatatctttacctttccaaactgaccgataatctgctttgccgtactcagataagctttcattcgaggatcccgagcctcgaagtccccagtgatctgataaacgaccagccgagagtctgagTAGATTTCTACGTCTCTGGCTCCCAGCTGCAATACTGCCCTTAGTCCGGCCAAcagggcctcatattcggcttcattgttcgaggctttgaaccccaatctgaaggaatgttccagtcgcataccttcaggggtgattatgacaataccagccccggcccccatagcgtttgatgcgccgtccacaaataacctccacgggcgaatctccgcactacagattacctggccttcagtcttaggtgtgaattccgcgatgaaatcagcgagaatctgtcctttcaccgagcttctaggtcggtatcttatgtcaaacgatcccaaccgagtcccccatttagcaatccgtcctgtgaaatcggatctcttcaacagtg
It encodes the following:
- the LOC126689958 gene encoding uncharacterized protein LOC126689958 translates to MGYSYLLDTPAALANFRSKFSIPRDVDVAYCHESDMELHRGHGTAFFPLMSVLEGGVRFPVDPLLISTLTYYGLCPDQLPPNFYRVVSCVGQLNHTFNLQLDHHDINQMYSLCGSKSTNYYLKTRDARVRLISCLPDSNRNSAGEFVRVRGNWFAGEIPCPLTRREVDGKVFTQDLRAVHVKDLNFVLRSEIFVHWDGQLRASHLILGVEPVYSTWQSFKQSALAALDEEETASMRELVEQIDSHAEPEELEATSTPTVQELLDEAQPFSLIVQQEVPPPTQPPS